A single region of the Mannheimia bovis genome encodes:
- the rlmC gene encoding 23S rRNA (uracil(747)-C(5))-methyltransferase RlmC: MPNQLNCSHFERGTCTSCQWLEIPYASQLSKKDADLKRLISPFILQNKTEILPLVSSPISYFRNKAKMVVSGSVERPILGILKDQNDAQSGIDLTDCSLYPASFSGLFPILKDFIARAGLVPYNIAKKKGELKYILITESRFNQSLMLRFVVRSEAKRALVERELPKLLEKLPPNSVVSLNIQPQHAAVLEGETEIFLTEHKVIEEYFNDIPLFIRPQGFFQTNPFVASQLYLTAQQWIETLPIQKCWDLFCGVGGFGLHCAKALSEKNPNVELTGIEISASAIESATKSANALGLKNVKFASLDSTQFALNEAGLTPDLVIVNPPRRGIGKPLAEFLNDLGSPYLIYSSCNAQSMAKDFAALTNYELHKVQLFDMFPHTSHYETLTFLIKK; encoded by the coding sequence GTTGATTTCTCCCTTTATTTTGCAAAATAAAACCGAAATCTTACCGCTTGTTAGCTCTCCAATTTCTTACTTTCGTAATAAAGCGAAAATGGTAGTATCAGGTAGTGTGGAACGCCCTATTCTCGGCATTTTAAAAGATCAAAATGATGCCCAAAGTGGCATTGATTTAACTGATTGCTCACTCTACCCTGCTTCATTTTCGGGTCTCTTCCCTATTTTAAAAGATTTTATTGCCCGAGCCGGGTTAGTGCCATATAACATCGCCAAGAAAAAAGGTGAGCTGAAATATATTCTGATTACCGAAAGTCGGTTCAACCAATCGTTAATGCTCCGTTTTGTGGTACGAAGCGAAGCAAAACGTGCATTGGTGGAGCGAGAGCTACCGAAACTGCTGGAAAAACTACCTCCCAATTCGGTCGTTAGCCTCAATATTCAACCGCAGCACGCAGCTGTCTTAGAGGGTGAAACTGAGATTTTCCTGACAGAGCATAAAGTCATTGAAGAATATTTTAACGACATACCGTTATTTATTCGTCCACAAGGCTTTTTCCAAACCAATCCTTTTGTTGCAAGCCAACTTTACTTAACCGCTCAACAATGGATTGAAACCCTACCGATACAAAAATGTTGGGATCTTTTCTGTGGTGTCGGAGGCTTTGGTCTGCATTGTGCAAAAGCATTGAGTGAAAAAAATCCAAATGTGGAATTAACCGGTATTGAAATATCAGCCTCAGCGATTGAAAGTGCAACCAAATCTGCAAATGCTCTTGGCTTAAAAAACGTCAAATTCGCCTCGCTCGATTCCACCCAATTTGCGTTAAATGAAGCAGGCTTAACGCCTGATTTAGTGATTGTCAATCCGCCTCGTCGTGGTATTGGCAAACCTTTAGCTGAATTTTTAAATGATTTAGGCTCGCCTTATTTGATTTATTCAAGTTGCAACGCTCAATCTATGGCGAAAGATTTTGCAGCCTTAACCAATTATGAATTACACAAAGTACAGTTGTTTGATATGTTCCCTCATACTTCACATTATGAAACACTGACTTTTTTAATCAAAAAATAA
- the eno gene encoding phosphopyruvate hydratase — protein MAKIVKVIGREIIDSRGNPTVEAEVHLEGGFVGLAAAPSGASTGSREALELRDGDKGRFLGKGVLKAVSAVNNEIAKAIEGKEGTAQAEIDQIMIDLDGTDNKSKFGANAILAVSLATAKAAAASKGLPLYAYIAELNGTPGVYSMPLPMMNIINGGEHADNNVDIQEFMIQPVGASTLKEALRIGAEVFHNLAKVLKSKGLNTAVGDEGGFAPNLASNADALACIKEAVEKAGYVLGKDVTLAMDCASSEFYDKERNVYDMKGEGKTFTSQEFTHYLEGLCKEYPIVSIEDGQDESDWEGFAYQTKVLGDKVQLVGDDLFVTNTKILKNGIEKGIANSILIKFNQIGSLTETLAAIKMAKDAGYTAVISHRSGETEDATIADLAVGTAAGQIKTGSMSRSDRVAKYNQLIRIEEALERAGTPAPFNGRKEIKGQA, from the coding sequence ATGGCAAAAATTGTTAAAGTAATCGGTCGTGAAATCATCGACTCTCGTGGTAACCCAACAGTAGAAGCAGAAGTTCACTTAGAAGGTGGTTTTGTTGGTTTAGCAGCTGCTCCATCAGGTGCATCTACAGGTTCACGTGAAGCATTAGAATTACGTGATGGTGACAAAGGTCGTTTCTTAGGTAAAGGTGTATTAAAAGCGGTTTCTGCAGTAAATAATGAAATTGCTAAAGCAATTGAAGGTAAAGAAGGTACAGCACAAGCTGAAATCGACCAAATTATGATCGATTTAGACGGTACAGATAACAAATCTAAATTTGGTGCAAACGCAATCTTAGCAGTTTCTTTAGCAACGGCTAAAGCAGCAGCGGCATCTAAAGGTTTACCACTTTACGCATACATTGCTGAATTAAACGGTACTCCGGGCGTTTACTCTATGCCGTTACCAATGATGAATATCATCAACGGTGGTGAGCACGCAGACAACAACGTTGATATTCAAGAATTTATGATTCAACCAGTAGGTGCTTCAACATTAAAAGAAGCATTACGCATTGGTGCTGAAGTATTCCACAACTTAGCGAAAGTATTAAAATCTAAAGGTTTAAATACTGCGGTAGGTGATGAAGGTGGTTTCGCACCAAACTTAGCATCAAATGCAGATGCATTAGCGTGTATCAAAGAAGCAGTTGAGAAAGCAGGCTACGTTTTAGGTAAAGATGTAACTTTAGCGATGGACTGTGCATCTTCTGAATTCTACGACAAAGAGCGTAACGTGTACGATATGAAAGGCGAAGGCAAAACTTTCACTTCACAAGAGTTCACTCACTACTTAGAAGGCTTATGCAAAGAGTATCCAATCGTGTCTATCGAAGATGGTCAAGACGAATCAGACTGGGAAGGTTTTGCATACCAAACTAAAGTATTAGGCGACAAAGTTCAATTAGTAGGCGACGATTTATTCGTAACTAATACTAAAATCCTTAAAAACGGTATCGAAAAAGGTATCGCAAACTCTATCTTAATCAAATTCAACCAAATCGGTTCATTAACTGAAACCTTAGCAGCGATTAAGATGGCGAAAGATGCAGGTTACACCGCAGTAATCTCTCACCGTTCAGGCGAAACTGAAGATGCAACTATCGCAGATTTAGCAGTAGGTACAGCAGCAGGTCAAATCAAAACCGGTTCTATGAGCCGTTCTGACCGTGTAGCGAAATACAACCAATTAATCCGTATCGAAGAAGCATTAGAGCGTGCTGGCACACCAGCTCCGTTCAATGGTCGTAAAGAGATTAAAGGTCAAGCATAA
- a CDS encoding DUF2251 domain-containing protein gives MLYSVLTDHILLNEPYRNGAHSTQHEHLVVMFEIDEETGYFYAMDLHQTEQPVVDSLFVFSISDIEQNSVHEPRRLEICWDESGYQAFLVINGYPHAAFDFRQFVGYNRTKFPQPELGSMWVHKETTNELVEKWLG, from the coding sequence ATGCTCTACTCTGTTCTTACCGACCATATTTTGCTCAATGAACCTTACCGCAACGGAGCTCATTCCACTCAGCACGAACATTTGGTAGTGATGTTTGAGATTGATGAAGAAACTGGCTATTTTTACGCAATGGATTTACACCAAACCGAACAACCTGTGGTGGATAGTTTATTTGTATTCAGCATTAGCGATATTGAGCAAAACTCGGTTCACGAGCCACGCCGTTTGGAAATTTGCTGGGACGAAAGCGGCTATCAAGCCTTCTTAGTTATCAACGGATACCCACACGCTGCGTTTGATTTCCGCCAATTTGTGGGCTACAACCGTACTAAATTCCCTCAGCCAGAGCTAGGCAGTATGTGGGTGCATAAGGAAACCACTAATGAATTAGTGGAGAAATGGTTGGGCTAA
- a CDS encoding dihydroorotate dehydrogenase, translated as MQKLTFNPPLLNTPCPWCSEIDNLRELYACEYTGAVTTRTSMLEPYPHDWANNQYVLFDSTAQQVAGVNVQNATALQTSSLNTIGLSPNNLTVTKNFVRTISDELSSNSSKPFIISVFGSPEEVGDCYEQICELQTEVKMPLAMEINISCPNIPGKVSPAYSAEELLPYLNALQTTLDKLNQGENALPIGIKIPPFTYQNQYDELIKGLLQAVENGKNLPITFITSTNTLGSSLLMQGDKSVLNSEVGTGVGGMAGTAIHALSLGNVYTLRQMLDQEPTLKSLQIIGVGGVNDKAGFDRMKAVGADFVGLATALGVKGIGVFKEILS; from the coding sequence ATGCAAAAATTAACATTCAATCCCCCTCTTCTTAATACGCCTTGCCCTTGGTGCTCTGAGATCGACAACCTGCGTGAACTCTATGCGTGTGAATACACGGGGGCTGTTACTACGCGTACTTCAATGTTAGAGCCATACCCACACGATTGGGCGAACAATCAATATGTTTTATTTGATTCCACTGCCCAACAAGTTGCCGGTGTAAATGTACAAAATGCCACAGCTTTGCAAACTTCCAGCCTCAATACCATTGGGCTTAGTCCAAATAATTTAACTGTAACTAAAAATTTTGTTCGTACCATTTCTGATGAATTAAGTTCAAATAGCAGTAAACCATTTATCATTTCTGTATTTGGCTCGCCTGAGGAAGTAGGAGATTGTTACGAACAGATTTGTGAGTTGCAAACTGAAGTGAAAATGCCGCTGGCAATGGAAATCAATATTTCTTGCCCGAATATTCCGGGTAAAGTTTCGCCTGCTTATTCTGCAGAGGAACTTTTACCATATTTAAATGCACTACAAACAACGCTGGATAAACTCAATCAAGGGGAAAATGCTTTGCCAATCGGTATCAAAATTCCTCCATTTACATACCAAAATCAGTATGATGAATTGATTAAAGGGTTATTACAAGCGGTCGAAAATGGTAAAAATTTACCAATTACCTTTATTACTTCAACGAATACACTTGGTTCATCATTGTTAATGCAAGGTGATAAATCAGTATTAAACTCAGAAGTGGGTACAGGTGTAGGAGGAATGGCAGGAACTGCAATCCACGCTCTTTCTCTTGGAAATGTTTATACACTTCGTCAAATGCTTGACCAAGAGCCAACATTGAAATCACTGCAAATTATTGGTGTAGGTGGTGTAAATGATAAAGCTGGCTTTGATCGAATGAAAGCGGTTGGGGCTGATTTTGTTGGTTTAGCAACGGCATTAGGTGTAAAAGGAATTGGTGTATTTAAAGAGATTTTGTCTTAA